Genomic segment of Streptococcus australis:
TTTAGAGAACAGTTAGATTTACTTGTTCCCAAAGGTGCGACTATTAGGCATGCTAAAACCTTGTTTTTAGAATGTTCCATTATATTTCCAAAGAAAAATAGAGAAAAAATCATTGATTATATAGAAACGCTTGTTAAGTCTGTTATTAAAAAAGAAAAGCTTATAAAAATAAAACATGAGAAGATTTTGCATAGTATAGAGAATGAAATTGCTAGCAATCAAAAGGACGAAGTATTTACCTTCAGCCAACCAACTATTAGTGAATTAAAAAAGAAAAATAGGTTAGACACTAATTTATATGGATCTTATTTTAAGGAAATAAACTTTAAAATTAAAAATTATAAATATGGCTACTCAACTCTTAAAGAATTAGGGTATGAGTTATCAAGAGGACAAAATTTACAAATATCGAATATAGGAAGAAGTATCTACTCAAAGAGATATAGATCGAATTTTTATGAATTGATGTTACCTAAGTTTTTATCAAAATATGGGACAGTAAATAAAGTGGAATATCTGGGAAATTCAAATAAGCTAAAAATACTTAAAAAGGGGGAGTTGATTTTTGGTGCAGAAGGGTTTGAAAAGGGAAGGTCAATAGTAATAATCGATGAAAAAGAAAAGGTAATTACAAATATCCATGGTATTACTATCAGAAAGAAGAGAGAACAAAACCTAAAACAAGCGATATTTATAAAATGTTTTCTCGATTTTCTAAGAAGTAAAGGAGTAATTGATTTATTTGCTGTAGGTGGTAATGGAGGTAGTTTAGCTCAAAAATACTGGGATGAGATCTATTTCCCAAATCTTAGCGAAATAGTACAGGATACAGTAAGTAACTTGTACCATAATCCTGAAGCACATTATAACAAAGAATTTGATATGGCTACATTTTACCAAATAGATGAAGAATTTAATTCTAAAGCTGGTATTTATGAGCTAGATAAATCAATGAAGTTGATAAAGAATAAAATAGATGAGGTTATTGACGCAATTGTTCAAGATAATGATCCTCAATTAACATTTGATTTTTTGAAAACAATTTAATTACGAAGAGATATAAGATTTATTCTATCGTATCAGCAACTGTCTCATTTATTCAATTTTAATCAGACTCATTCAATGATTTGAAATAAAAGTGATATAGAGCCTTTGCATATTGATATAACCAATTTTAAAATCATTTGAAATGAAACCGTTTCAAACTAAGTTTTACAAAGAGATAGAGTTTAAACTGAATATAGTACGAAAAATAAAATAAATTTTAAATCAGAATGTAGATAACCTTATTAACAATTAAAAATGGACTTTTTCTTTAATTTGATTTAAATGTCTATGTTCCTTTAGAGGTAAAAGTGGTAGTATAGTAAGGAGATGAAATTTTATTTTTCTTATACTCTTCGAAAATCAAATTCAAATCACGTCAGCTTCTCCTTGCCTTATATATGTTACTGACTTCGTTAGTTCAATCTACAACCTCAAAGCTGTGCTTTGAGCAACATGTGGCTAGTTTACTAATTTGCACTTTGATTTTCATTGAGTATTAGTTTGGATAGGAAAAATAGCTTAAAATATTAATCGAAGAAAAGGATGGCATGAGATATGGCAATGATAGAAGTGGAACATCTTCAGAAAAATTTTGTGAAGACAGTGAAGGAACCAGGTTTGAAGGGGGCTTTGCGCTCCTTTATTCATCCTGAAAAGCAGACATTTGAGGCGGTCAAGGATTTGACTTTTGAAGTTCCAAAGGGGCAGATTTTAGGATTTATCGGGGCAAATGGTGCTGGGAAGTCAACAACCATTAAAATGCTGACAGGAATTTTGAAACCGACGTCTGGTTTTTGTCGGATTAACGGCAAGATTCCGCAAGACAATCGCCAAGATTATGTCAAGGATATTGGAGTGGTCTTTGGGCAACGCACCCAGCTATGGTGGGATTTGGCTCTGCAAGAGACTTACACGGTTTTGAAAGAGATTTACGATGTGCCAGACTCGCTCTTTCATAAGCGCATGGATTTTTTGAATGAAGTCTTGGATTTGAAGGAATTTATCAAGGACCCCGTGCGGACTCTTTCGCTTGGTCAACGAATGCGGGCGGATATTGCCGCTTCCTTGCTTCACAATCCCAAGGTTCTCTTTTTAGATGAGCCGACCATTGGTTTGGACGTTTCGGTCAAGGATAACATTCGTCGGGCAATTACTCAGATCAATCAGGAGGAAGAAACAACCATTCTCTTGACCACTCACGATCTGAGTGATATTGAGCAACTCTGTGATCGGATTTTTATGATTGACAAGGGGCAAGAGATTTTTGATGGAACGGTGAGCCAGCTCAAGGAAACCTTTGGCAAGATGAAGACTCTCTCCTTTGAACTGGTACCAGGTCAAAGTCATTTAGTCTCTCACTTTGAAGGCTTGCCTGATATGACCATTGATAGACAAGGAAATAGTCTAAATATTGAATTCGATAGTTCCCGCTACCAGTCGGCTGAGATTATCAAGCAAACCCTGTCTGATTTTGAAATTCGCGATTTGAAGATGCTGGATACGGATATTGAGGATATTATCCGTCGCTTCTATCGAAAGGAGCTCTAAGATGGTCAAATTGTGGAGACGTTATAAACCCTTTATCAATGCAGGGGTTCAGGAGTTGATTACCTATCGAGTCAACTTTATTCTTTATCGGATTGGCGATGTCATGGGTGCTTTTGTGGCCTTTTATCTCTGGAAGGCGGTCTTTGATTCCTCGCAGGAGTCTTTGATTCAGGGCTTCAGTATGGCGGATATCACCCTCTACATCATCATGAGTTTTGTGACTAATCTTTTGACTAGGTCGGATAGCTCCTTTATGATTGGGGAGGAGGTCAAGGATGGTTCCATTATCATGCGCTTGTTGAGACCGGTGCATTTTGCAGCTTCTTACCTCTTTACGGAACTTGGATCCAAGTGGTTGATTTTTATCTCTGTTGGACTGCCATTTTTAAGTGTCATCGTATTGATGAAAATTTTATCTGGGCAAGGGGTTGTAGAAGTGCTAGGATTAACCATCCTTTATCTCTTTAGCTTAATCCTAGCCTACCTGATCAACTTTTTCTTTAATATCTGCTTTGGGTTTTCAGCTTTTGTTTTTAAAAATCTATGGGGTTCCAATCTACTCAAGACTTCTATAGTGGCCTTTATGTCTGGAAGTTTGATTCCCTTGGCTTTCTTTCCAAAGATCGTTTCAGATATTCTGTCCTTCTTGCCTTTTTCATCTTTGATTTATACTCCAGTCATGATTATTGTTGGAAAATACGATGCCAGTCAGATTCTTCAGGCGCTTTTGCTACAGTTCTTCTGGCTCTTGGTGATGCTTAGCTTGTCTCAGTTGATTTGGAAACGAGTCCAGTCTTTCATTACCATTCAAGGAGGTTAGGATGAAAAAATATCAACGCATGCATCTGATTTTTATCAGACAATACATCAAGCAAATCATGGAATACAAGGTGGATTTTGTAGTTGGTGTTTTAGGTGTCTTTCTGACTCAAGGTCTAAACCTCTTGTTTCTCAATGTACTCTTTCAACACATCCCATCGCTAGAAGGCTGGACCTTTCAAGAAATAGCCTTTATCTACGGTTTTTCCTTGATTCCCAAGGGATTGGACCATCTCTTTTTTGACAATCTTTGGGCTCTAGGTCAGCGCTTGGTGCGAAAGGGAGAATTTGACAAGTATCTGACTCGGCCTATCAATCCTCTCTTTCACATCCTGGTTGAGACTTTTCAGATTGATGCCTTGGGTGAACTCTTGGTCGGAGGCCTTCTGCTAGCGACCACGGTATCTAGCATTGCTTGGACTCTTCCAAAATTCCTGATTTTCCTAGTCTGTATTCCTTTTGCGACCCTGATCTATACTTCCCTGAAAATCGCGACAGCCAGTATCGCTTTTTGGACCAAGCAGTCAGGAGCCATGATTTACATTTTTTATATGTTTAATGACTTTGCTAAGTACCCGATTTCCATTTACAATTCGCTTCTTCGTTGGTTGATTAGTTTTATCGTGCCTTTCGCCTTTACAGCCTACTATCCTGCCAGCTATTTCTTGCAGGACAAGGATGGACTCTTTAACATTGGTGGGTTAATTGTGATTTCCCTTGTTTTCTTTGTCATTTCTTTGAAACTCTGGGATAGGGGCTTGGACGCCTACGAGAGTGCTGGATCGTAAGAGTTAAATAGGATGAGAGTTAAAAATTAAATATGTTAAAAAACAACCGTTGAAAATTATTGCGGTTGTTTTTGCATGTTTATTGAGGCATAAATTGTATCATTTCCCCCCTTTTTGAGATTTCGGTAGTTATTCAAGTTGATTGATAATATTTTTGATGGTACGAATGAGTTTATACTGTACCCAGTTAACTACAAAATTTATTGACTAGATTTTTTGTTAATACGGATTAAAAAAAAAATTAAGTAGTGTTAATTTTTCTTGACTTAAATTTTTTAAATGATATACTATTTTTCAGAGAGCTATCAATTATATATAAATGTACTACTCTATCCCACTAGATAATACTTCATAAAACTTTTTATAACAAAGGCTAGCAAAGTTAAAGTTTTCTATCTATTGGAAGTTAAATAAATATGTAAGGAATTAAAATGAAAAAAAGTACGGTATTGTCATTAACTGCAGCTGCAGTTATTTTAGCAGCATATGTCCCCAATGAGGTAGTGTTAGCAGACACATCTAGCTCTGAAGATGCTTTAAATATCTCTGATAAAGAAAAAGTAGTAGTAGATAAGGAAACAGAAAATAAAGAGAAACATGAAGATATTCATAATGCTATAGAAACTTCAAAGGATACTGAAGAGAAAAAAACAACAGTTATTGAGGAAAAGGAAGTTGTTAGTAAAAATCTTGAGATAGGTAATAAAACTAGTAATGAAGAAGCCAAAATCAAAGAAGATTTCGATCAAACCAAAAGAGAACGTGCAGATTCATTTGTAAATAAAGACACAGAGAATCCGAAAAAAGAAGATAAAATTGTCTATATTGCTGAATTTAAAGATAAAGAATCTAGAGAAAAAGCGATCAAGGAACTATCAAATCTTAAGAATACAAAAGTTTTATATACTTATGATACAGTTTTTAACGGTAGTGCCATAGAAACAACTCCAGATAACTTGGACAAAATTAAACAAATAGAAGGTATTTCATCAATTGAACGATCACAAAAGGTCCAACCAATGATGAATCATGCCAGAAAGGAAATTGGAGTTGAAGAGGCTATCGATTACCTAAAGTCTATTAATGCTCCATTTGGTAAAAATTTTGATGGTAGAGGTATGGTCATTTCAAATATCGATACCGGGACAGATTATAGGCATAAGGCCATGAGGATTGATGATGATGCTAAAGACTCAATGAGATTTAAAAAAGAAGACTTAAAAGGTACTGATAAAAATTTCTGGTTGAGTGATAAAATTCCTCATGCTTTCAATTATTATAATGGTGGTAAAATTACTGTAGAAAAAGCTGATGATGGAAGCGATTATTTTGATCCACATGGGATGCATATTGCAGGGATTCTAGCGGGAAATGATACTGAAAAAGATATCAAAAACTTTAACGGAATAGATGGAATTGCACCTAATGCACAAATTTTCTCTTATAAAATGTACTCTGACGCAGGATCTGGGTTCGCAGGGGATGAAACAATGTTTCATGCTATTGAAGATTCAATCAAACACAATGTCGATGTTGTTTCGGTATCATCTGGCTTTACAGGAACAGGTCTTGTAGGTGAGAAATATTGGCAAGCCATTAGAGCATTAAGAAAAGCAGGCATTCCAATGGTTGTAGCTACGGGTAACTATGCGACTTCTGCTTCAAGTTCTTCTTGGGATTTAGTGGCAAATAATAATCTGAAAATGACCGACACTGGAAATGTAACACGAACTGCCGCACATGAAGATGCAATAGCAGTTGCTTCTGCTAAAAATCAAACCGTTGAGTTTGATAAGGTTAACATTGGAGGACAAAGTTTTAAATACAGAAATATAGGGGCTTTTTTTGATAAAAATAAAATCCTGACAAATGAGGATGGGTCAAAAGCTCCAAATAAATTAAAATTTGTATATATAGGCAAAGGTCAAGACAAAGATTTGATAGGATTGGATCTTAAGGGCAAAATTGCAGTAATGGATCGAATTTATACCAAGGATTTAAAAGATGCTTTTAAACGAGCAACGGATAAGGGTGCACGCGCCATTATGGTTGTAAATACTGTAAATTACTACAATAGAGATAATTGGACAGAGCTTCCAGCCATGGGATATGAAGCGGATGAAGGGACTAAAAGTCAAGTATTTTCAATTTCAGGAGATGATGGTGTAAAGCTATGGAATATGATTAATCCTGATAAAAAAACTGAAGTCAAAAGGAATAATAAAGAAGATTTTAAAGATAAATTGGAGCAATACTATCCAATTGATATGGCAAGCTATAATTCTAATAAACCGAATGTAGGTGACGAAAAAGAGATTGACTTTAAATTTGCATCTGACACAGACAAAGAACTGTATAAAGAAGATATCATCGTTCCAGCAGGGTCTACATCTTGGGGACCGAGAACAGATTTACTTTTAAAACCTGATGTCTCAGCACCAGGTAAAAATATTAAATCTACTCTCAATGTCATTAATGGTAAATCAACTTATGGCTATATGTCAGGAACTAGTATGGCGACTCCAATCGTAGCAGCTTCTACTGTTTTGATTAGACCGAAGTTAAAGGAAGTGCTTGAAAGACCTGTATTGAAAAATCTTAAGGGAGATGACAAGATAGACCTTACAAGTCTTACCAAAATAGCTCTACAAAATACTGCACGTCCTATGATGGATGCGACTTCTTGGAAAGAAAAAAGTCAATACTTTGCATCACCTAGACAACAGGGAGCAGGGCTAATTAATGTTGCCAATGCTTTGAGAAATGAAGTCGTCGCAACTTTCAAAAACACGGATTCTAAAGGTTTGGTAAACTCTTATGGTTCTATTTCTCTTAAAGAAATAAAAGGAGATAAAAAATACTTTACAATTAAGCTTCACAATACATCCAACAGACCTTTAACCTTTAAAGTTTCAGCATCAGCGGTAACTACAGATGTTCTAACTGACAGACTAAAACTGGATGAAACATACAAAGACGAAAAATCTCCAGATGGGAAGCAAATTGTTCCAGAAATCCACCCAGAAAAAATTAAAGGAGCAAATATCACATTTGAGCATGACACTTTCACTATAGGCCCAAATTCTAGCTTTGATTTAAATGCAGTTATAAATGTTGGGGAGGCTAAAAACAAAAATAAATTTGTAGAATCATTTATTCATTTTGAGTCAGTGGAAGAAATGGAAGCTCTAAACTCCAACGGTAAGAAAATAAACTTCCAACCTTCTTTGTCGATGCCTCTAATGGGATTTGCTGGGAATTGGAACCACGAACCAATACTTGATAAATGGGCTTGGGAAGAAGGATCAAAATCAAAAACAATGGAAGGTTATGATGATGATGGTAAACCAAAAATTCCAGGTACCTTAAATAAGGGGATTGGTGGAGAACATGGTATAGATAAATTTAATCCAGCAGGAGTTATACAAAATAGAAAAGATAAAAATAGAACATCCCTAGATCAAAATCCAGAATTATTTGCTTTCAATAACGAAGGAATCAACGCACCATCATCAAGTGGTTCTAAGATTGCTAACATTTATCCTTTAGATTCAAATGGAAATCCTCAAGATGCTCAACTTGAGAGAGGATTAACACCTTCTCCACTTGTATTAAGAAGTGCAGAAGAAGGATTGATTTCAATAGTAAATACAAATAAAGAGGGAGAAAATCAAAGAGACTTAAAAGTCATCTCGAGAGAACACTTTATTAAAGGAATTTTAAACTCTAAAAGAAATGATGCAAAGGGCATTAAATCTTCTAAGCTAAAAGTTTGGGGTGATTTGAAATGGGATGGACTCATTTATAACCCTAGAGGTAGAGAAGAAAATGCCCCAGAAAGTAATGACAATCAAGATCCTGCTACTAAGATACGAGGACAATTTGAACCGATTGCAGAAGGTCAATATTTCTATAAATTTAAATATAGATTAACTAAGGATTACCCATGGCAGGTTTCCTATATTCCTGTAAAAATTGATAATACAGCCCCTAAGATTGTTTCGATTGATTTTTCAAATCCTGAAAAAATTAAGCTAATCACAAAGGATACTTATCACAAGGTAAAAGAGCAATACAAGAATGAAACGTTATTTGCTAGAGATCAAAAAGAACATCCTGAAAAATTTGATGAGATTGCAAACGAGGTGTGGTATGCTGGCGCCGCTCTTGTTAATGAAGATGGAGAGGTTGAGAAAAATCTTGAAGTAACTTATGCAGGTGAGGGTCAAGGAAGAAATAGGAAACTTGACAAAGACGGAAATACCATTTATGAAATTAATGGTGCGGGAGATTTAAGAGGAAAAATCATTGAAGTAATTGCATTAGATGGCTCTAGCAATTTCACAAAGATTCATAGAATTAAATTTGCTGATCATGCAGATCAAAATGGAATGATTTCGTATTATTTAATAGATCCTGATCAAGATTCATCTAAATACCAAAAGCTTGGAGAAATTCCTGAATCTAAATTTAAAAATTTAGAAAATAGAAAAGAGGACAGTCTTAAAAAAGATACAACTGAGGTAGAACATCATCATGAAAATGAAGATTCTATCGAAGAAAAATCTAGCTTTACTATCAATAAAGCCATTTCAACAATTAGAGATTTTGAAAGCAAAGACTTAAAGAAACTCATTAAAAAGAAATTTAGAGAAGTTGATGACTTTACAAGTGAAACTGGTAAGAGAATAGAGGAATACGATTATAAATACGATGATAAGGGGAAGATCATTGCTTATGACGATGGTAGTGCCTTACAATATGAAACTGAAAAACTTGACGAAATCAAATCAAAAATTTATGGTGTTCTAAGCCCATCTAAAGATGGACACTTTGAAATTCTTGGAAAGATAAGTAATGTTTCTAAAAATGCTAAGGTATACTATGGAAATAACTATAAATCTATAGAAATCAAAACGACCAAGTATGATTCCCATTCAAAAACGATGACCTTTGATTTATACGCTAATATTAATGATATTGTGGATGGATTAGCTTTTGCAGGAGATATGAGATTCTTTGTTAAAGATGATGAACGGATAAAAGCTGAGACTAAAATTAGAATGCCTGAAAAAAATAAGGAAACTAAAACAGAATATCCCTATGCATCAAGTTATGGGAATGTCATAGAATTAGGGGAAGGAGATCTTTCAAAAAACAAACCAAACAATTTAACTGAAATGGAATCTGGTAAAATCTATTCTGATTCAGAAAAACAACAATATCTGTTAAAGGATAACATCATTCTAAGAAAAGGCTATGCACTAAAAGTGACTACCTATAATCCTGGAAAAACAGATATGTTAGAAGGAAATGGGGTCTATAGCAAGGAAGATATAGCAAAAATACAAAAGGCCAATCCTAATATAAGAGTCCTTTCAGAAAAAATAATTTATGCTGATAGTAGAAATGTTGAAGATGGAAGAAGTGCTCAATCAGTATTAATGTCGGCTTTGGACGGCTTTAACATTGTAAGGTATCAAGTGTTTACATTTAAAATGAATGATAAAGGGGAAGCAATAGATAAAGATGGAAATCTTGTAACAGATCCTTCTAAACTTGTATTATTTGGTAAGGATGGTAAAGAGTACACTGGAGAGGATAAGTCCAATGTAGAAGCTATAAAAGAAGATGGCTCTATGTTATTTATTGATGCAAAACCAGTAAACCTTTCAATGGACAAGAACTACTTTAATCCATCTAAATCTAATAAAATTTATGTACGAAATCCAGAATTTTATTTAAGAGGTAAGATTTCTGATAAGGGTGGTTTTAACTGGGAGTTGAGAGTTA
This window contains:
- a CDS encoding restriction endonuclease subunit S domain-containing protein — its product is MQKRYTITPEFIKFSDINKDDFILSSSLYEKVNFKNTNGIFLKELLSCSLSNEFKGSDVGSDNYVDQSPYTFLRTKALQDFNYLPDFNKESLLRIKPSSFKEMNLKKGDLILSKDSNIGEITILDDDYPKMMISSAMYKLPIEKDKYYIFAFIKHSAFREQLDLLVPKGATIRHAKTLFLECSIIFPKKNREKIIDYIETLVKSVIKKEKLIKIKHEKILHSIENEIASNQKDEVFTFSQPTISELKKKNRLDTNLYGSYFKEINFKIKNYKYGYSTLKELGYELSRGQNLQISNIGRSIYSKRYRSNFYELMLPKFLSKYGTVNKVEYLGNSNKLKILKKGELIFGAEGFEKGRSIVIIDEKEKVITNIHGITIRKKREQNLKQAIFIKCFLDFLRSKGVIDLFAVGGNGGSLAQKYWDEIYFPNLSEIVQDTVSNLYHNPEAHYNKEFDMATFYQIDEEFNSKAGIYELDKSMKLIKNKIDEVIDAIVQDNDPQLTFDFLKTI
- a CDS encoding ABC transporter permease; the encoded protein is MVKLWRRYKPFINAGVQELITYRVNFILYRIGDVMGAFVAFYLWKAVFDSSQESLIQGFSMADITLYIIMSFVTNLLTRSDSSFMIGEEVKDGSIIMRLLRPVHFAASYLFTELGSKWLIFISVGLPFLSVIVLMKILSGQGVVEVLGLTILYLFSLILAYLINFFFNICFGFSAFVFKNLWGSNLLKTSIVAFMSGSLIPLAFFPKIVSDILSFLPFSSLIYTPVMIIVGKYDASQILQALLLQFFWLLVMLSLSQLIWKRVQSFITIQGG
- a CDS encoding ABC transporter permease codes for the protein MKKYQRMHLIFIRQYIKQIMEYKVDFVVGVLGVFLTQGLNLLFLNVLFQHIPSLEGWTFQEIAFIYGFSLIPKGLDHLFFDNLWALGQRLVRKGEFDKYLTRPINPLFHILVETFQIDALGELLVGGLLLATTVSSIAWTLPKFLIFLVCIPFATLIYTSLKIATASIAFWTKQSGAMIYIFYMFNDFAKYPISIYNSLLRWLISFIVPFAFTAYYPASYFLQDKDGLFNIGGLIVISLVFFVISLKLWDRGLDAYESAGS
- a CDS encoding ABC transporter ATP-binding protein, producing the protein MAMIEVEHLQKNFVKTVKEPGLKGALRSFIHPEKQTFEAVKDLTFEVPKGQILGFIGANGAGKSTTIKMLTGILKPTSGFCRINGKIPQDNRQDYVKDIGVVFGQRTQLWWDLALQETYTVLKEIYDVPDSLFHKRMDFLNEVLDLKEFIKDPVRTLSLGQRMRADIAASLLHNPKVLFLDEPTIGLDVSVKDNIRRAITQINQEEETTILLTTHDLSDIEQLCDRIFMIDKGQEIFDGTVSQLKETFGKMKTLSFELVPGQSHLVSHFEGLPDMTIDRQGNSLNIEFDSSRYQSAEIIKQTLSDFEIRDLKMLDTDIEDIIRRFYRKEL
- a CDS encoding S8 family peptidase, yielding MKKSTVLSLTAAAVILAAYVPNEVVLADTSSSEDALNISDKEKVVVDKETENKEKHEDIHNAIETSKDTEEKKTTVIEEKEVVSKNLEIGNKTSNEEAKIKEDFDQTKRERADSFVNKDTENPKKEDKIVYIAEFKDKESREKAIKELSNLKNTKVLYTYDTVFNGSAIETTPDNLDKIKQIEGISSIERSQKVQPMMNHARKEIGVEEAIDYLKSINAPFGKNFDGRGMVISNIDTGTDYRHKAMRIDDDAKDSMRFKKEDLKGTDKNFWLSDKIPHAFNYYNGGKITVEKADDGSDYFDPHGMHIAGILAGNDTEKDIKNFNGIDGIAPNAQIFSYKMYSDAGSGFAGDETMFHAIEDSIKHNVDVVSVSSGFTGTGLVGEKYWQAIRALRKAGIPMVVATGNYATSASSSSWDLVANNNLKMTDTGNVTRTAAHEDAIAVASAKNQTVEFDKVNIGGQSFKYRNIGAFFDKNKILTNEDGSKAPNKLKFVYIGKGQDKDLIGLDLKGKIAVMDRIYTKDLKDAFKRATDKGARAIMVVNTVNYYNRDNWTELPAMGYEADEGTKSQVFSISGDDGVKLWNMINPDKKTEVKRNNKEDFKDKLEQYYPIDMASYNSNKPNVGDEKEIDFKFASDTDKELYKEDIIVPAGSTSWGPRTDLLLKPDVSAPGKNIKSTLNVINGKSTYGYMSGTSMATPIVAASTVLIRPKLKEVLERPVLKNLKGDDKIDLTSLTKIALQNTARPMMDATSWKEKSQYFASPRQQGAGLINVANALRNEVVATFKNTDSKGLVNSYGSISLKEIKGDKKYFTIKLHNTSNRPLTFKVSASAVTTDVLTDRLKLDETYKDEKSPDGKQIVPEIHPEKIKGANITFEHDTFTIGPNSSFDLNAVINVGEAKNKNKFVESFIHFESVEEMEALNSNGKKINFQPSLSMPLMGFAGNWNHEPILDKWAWEEGSKSKTMEGYDDDGKPKIPGTLNKGIGGEHGIDKFNPAGVIQNRKDKNRTSLDQNPELFAFNNEGINAPSSSGSKIANIYPLDSNGNPQDAQLERGLTPSPLVLRSAEEGLISIVNTNKEGENQRDLKVISREHFIKGILNSKRNDAKGIKSSKLKVWGDLKWDGLIYNPRGREENAPESNDNQDPATKIRGQFEPIAEGQYFYKFKYRLTKDYPWQVSYIPVKIDNTAPKIVSIDFSNPEKIKLITKDTYHKVKEQYKNETLFARDQKEHPEKFDEIANEVWYAGAALVNEDGEVEKNLEVTYAGEGQGRNRKLDKDGNTIYEINGAGDLRGKIIEVIALDGSSNFTKIHRIKFADHADQNGMISYYLIDPDQDSSKYQKLGEIPESKFKNLENRKEDSLKKDTTEVEHHHENEDSIEEKSSFTINKAISTIRDFESKDLKKLIKKKFREVDDFTSETGKRIEEYDYKYDDKGKIIAYDDGSALQYETEKLDEIKSKIYGVLSPSKDGHFEILGKISNVSKNAKVYYGNNYKSIEIKTTKYDSHSKTMTFDLYANINDIVDGLAFAGDMRFFVKDDERIKAETKIRMPEKNKETKTEYPYASSYGNVIELGEGDLSKNKPNNLTEMESGKIYSDSEKQQYLLKDNIILRKGYALKVTTYNPGKTDMLEGNGVYSKEDIAKIQKANPNIRVLSEKIIYADSRNVEDGRSAQSVLMSALDGFNIVRYQVFTFKMNDKGEAIDKDGNLVTDPSKLVLFGKDGKEYTGEDKSNVEAIKEDGSMLFIDAKPVNLSMDKNYFNPSKSNKIYVRNPEFYLRGKISDKGGFNWELRVNESVVDNYLIYGDLHIDNTRDFNIKLNVKDGDIMDWGMKDYKANGFPDKVTDMDGNVYLQTGYSDLNAKAVGVHYQFLYDNVKPEVNIDPKGNTSIEYANGKSVVFNINDKRNNGFDGEIQEQHIYVNGKEYKSLDDIKQLTDKTLNIKIVVKDFARNTTVKEFILNKDTGEVSELKPHTVTVTIQNGKEMSSTIVSEEDFILPVYKGELEKGYQFDGWEVSGVEGKKDAGYVINLSKDTLIKPVFKKIEEKKEEENKPTFDLSKKKEKTQSDSTNDVNSIVSDENDKNFEINKNVYLNEQGNVTNKNTDTNSKSTINNPNELPKTGTASGVQTLLAAGIMFIVGAFLGLKKKIKIETKL